In Perognathus longimembris pacificus isolate PPM17 chromosome 3, ASM2315922v1, whole genome shotgun sequence, a single window of DNA contains:
- the Msantd4 gene encoding myb/SANT-like DNA-binding domain-containing protein 4, translating to MKQLKRKRKSNFSVQETQTLLKEITKRKEVIFSKQLNTTINVMKRMAWEEIAQCVNAVGEGEQRTGTEVKRRYLDWRALMKRKRMKANIKLVGSGFPLPTSDLDDSLTEEIDEKIAFRNDANFDWQNVADFRDAGGSLTEVKVEEEERDPQSPEFEIEEEEEMLSSVIPDSRREPELPDFPHIDEFFTLNSTPSRSAYDEPHVLVNIEKQKLEVEKRRLDIEAERLQVEKERLQIEKERLRHLDLEHERLQLEKERLQIEREKLRLQIVSSEKPCLENELGQGEKSILPPQDIETEKLKLERERLQLEKDRLQFLKFESEKLQIEKERLQVEKERLRIQKEGHLQ from the exons atgaagcagttaaagagaaaaaggaaaagcaattttaGTGTTCAAGAAACACAGACCCTTTTGAAAGAAATTACCAAAAGGAAAGAAGTCATTTTTTCCAAGCAGCTGAACACAACAATCAACGTGATGAAGCGCATGGCCTGGGAGGAGATCGCGCAGTGCGTGAATGCCGTGGGAGAAGGCGAGCAGAGGACTGGGACGGAAGTGAAGAGGCGGTACCTCGACTGGAGAGCACttatgaagaggaagaggatgaaggcAAACATTAAATTGGTGGGTTCAGGGTTTCCCCTCCCCACGTCTGACTTAGATGACTCTCTCACTGAAGAGATTGATGAGAAGATTGCCTTCCGAAATGATGCCAATTTTGACTGGCAGAATGTGGCAGATTTCAGAGATGCAGGTGGGTCCTTAACAGAAGTCaaagtggaagaggaagaaagggaccCCCAAAGTCCAGAG TTTGAgattgaagaagaggaagaaatgttgTCATCCGTCATCCCAGATTCCAGGCGGGAACCCGAGCTTCCGGATTTCCCCCACATCGATGAATTTTTCACCCTTAATTCAACACCATCCAGATCTGCTTATGATGAGCCCCACGTGCTGGTCAACATCGAGAAACAGAAACTAGAGGTGGAGAAACGCCGACTGGATATCGAGGCCGAAAGATTGCAGGTGGAAAAGGAGCGCCTGCAGATAGAGAAAGAGCGGCTGCGGCACCTAGACCTGGAGCACGAGCGCCTGCAGCTGGAGAAGGAGCGGCTGCAGATCGAGAGGGAGAAGCTGCGGCTCCAGATCGTCAGTTCTGAGAAGCCATGTCTGGAAAATGAACTTGGCCAAGGGGAAAAGTCCATACTTCCGCCGCAGGACATAGAAACCGAGAAGTTGAAACTGGAGCGAGAGCGTTTGCAGCTGGAGAAGGATCGGTTGCAGTTTTTGAAGTTTGAGTCGGAGAAGCTGCAGATTGAGAAGGAACGCTTacaagtggagaaagagagacttCGAATTCAGAAGGAAGGCCACTTGCAGTGA